Proteins encoded by one window of Brevibacterium atlanticum:
- a CDS encoding acyltransferase, producing the protein MLGSRRFAAQPPEAPTRVVDSSPAGEQLAEPSTTDGAPRVAARPRKAHRHDIDVMRVLAGITVMVGHSGGVLIGRSEEGSNAWWLGHLAEAVNPWAVPMFFMIAGWAVLAGAPPRTEAKMWDRIVRHLVPLAAWSVIFVLGFNLFDTDEVNVRHDLVRSLLEAGRPAFHLWYLYAYIPLILVFGTLVLFWKGGRPWKLAALALVLGGSTVWAPFVLEIIGSEQNAWKWGFATYQVVYFVIGAFVIQHAHELRPPIWTLCLLFAVSALGVLWWESQREYPIANANPLIIGLAISVILIVSRIRLGDRTKKVFTRLASASFGAFLVHVFFLELFFEHLYDVEAGPVLLVVQYLGYLTLMAAVSYTLSLAWGRLHLRRLLG; encoded by the coding sequence TTGTTGGGTTCACGCCGCTTCGCCGCCCAGCCCCCGGAAGCACCCACCCGAGTCGTCGACTCCTCCCCTGCCGGCGAACAGCTCGCCGAGCCTTCGACAACCGACGGTGCCCCCCGGGTTGCGGCTCGCCCCCGGAAGGCCCACCGCCATGACATCGACGTCATGCGCGTCCTCGCCGGAATCACCGTCATGGTCGGCCACTCCGGAGGTGTGCTCATCGGCCGCAGCGAGGAGGGCAGCAATGCCTGGTGGCTCGGTCACCTCGCCGAGGCGGTCAATCCCTGGGCCGTGCCCATGTTCTTCATGATCGCCGGTTGGGCGGTCCTTGCGGGTGCTCCGCCGCGCACCGAGGCGAAGATGTGGGATCGCATCGTCCGGCACCTGGTTCCTCTCGCCGCATGGTCGGTGATCTTCGTCCTCGGTTTCAACCTCTTCGACACCGACGAGGTGAACGTCCGGCACGACCTCGTCCGCAGCCTCCTCGAAGCCGGTCGTCCCGCATTCCACCTGTGGTATCTCTATGCGTATATTCCGCTCATCCTCGTCTTCGGCACTCTCGTCCTGTTCTGGAAGGGCGGACGCCCCTGGAAGCTCGCGGCGTTGGCACTCGTGCTCGGGGGATCGACCGTCTGGGCCCCCTTCGTGCTCGAGATCATCGGGTCGGAGCAGAACGCGTGGAAATGGGGCTTCGCAACCTACCAGGTCGTCTACTTCGTCATCGGCGCCTTCGTCATCCAGCACGCTCATGAGCTGCGTCCGCCGATCTGGACGCTGTGCCTGCTCTTCGCCGTCTCGGCCCTCGGGGTGCTGTGGTGGGAGTCCCAGCGGGAGTATCCGATTGCGAATGCGAACCCGCTCATCATCGGCCTCGCGATCAGCGTCATCCTCATCGTCTCGCGGATCCGCCTCGGCGATCGGACCAAGAAGGTGTTCACACGACTGGCCTCGGCCTCATTCGGCGCGTTCCTCGTCCACGTGTTCTTTCTCGAGCTCTTCTTCGAGCACCTCTACGACGTCGAGGCCGGACCTGTTCTCCTCGTCGTCCAATACCTCGGATACCTCACCCTCATGGCGGCAGTGTCCTACACACTCAGCCTCGCCTGGGGCAGGCTCCACCTGCGCCGACTCCTCGGCTGA
- a CDS encoding PD-(D/E)XK nuclease family protein has translation MDEMPEEMSTALLGGQNLSIVGRPGTGKTTQLESVYARLVSRISPASVLVLTPDRDHADVLRNRLPVPADAVLSAAPARSLSAFAYGIARAAHTTRTGEDLEFISGADQDVFLADLLAGHELGHGRAPAWPTEITAEVRATSAFRTEVRDALNRVMEFDFGLRVPEPSVSGPDAGEHVFDYGRSALERVLANNPDPRWAAVAEVLDEYLGIMSMPGYGGIDSATVLALAAFEVFREPAEVTAGRPWTFAPDRVPTVVLADGVQDFPAAGWGILEQLRRRGSALALFGSPETVTGRFHGADASIIDRSTGDPHFRTIVLERQWDVDAELATVVDGFGARITSRWSLRHMPRPGTNTPGEPADEAAGGIGTSVAAGPHDVGDAADATPNAPDAAVPASTVPAVDASLPTAERDERVETHVFEGNASGHRYLARRITNFVENGHSWSDVALICRNSSTARTIANELRASGVSIATLMQPLNVDPATAPLLQLLSTTPDFDDDESIAELALSLAGSIYVRLDPVQIRRFRRAVRRRFPAASSTASLAQALRHPVEEDSPQALVTISRMLRAAADVGAVDPHQALWSIWEAAGVAQRWQSEALRDPESVTGGYLDSVLRLFALAEKIADRGGFTARSFAGIVAEQDIAQDSLADTAGFADHVRVGTPSSLAHVRVPLVIIAEVNEGVWPNPKLRGGILGLTDLVAVLSSGETVTGDPGYHGHAKRTNLREEGELFYTALSRAQERVIVTAVTDSETEPSPFFDVIAAGTAKGTEAADGYAITHEDELPPLTLPEMAAHARAHLLHAADIDPASTENPAPDAETQTWAQLMRALSTASPAVEPPGRWRESEDITSTEPLFSDSDTVRVSPSQVESFTDCSLRWFLTRNGGDRPSSTAQNLGTIIHAAAENFPSGPTSAIRNYVETEFASLEFDAEWQRERELEVAMKMADRLGEYIADAPGALVGVEAQVYAVGEDAEGRQWKVTGRLDRVEEVDGGLRIVDFKTGKNVVAGKEMDRHAQLGVYQEAINSGTITIGEDQTLDARAYGAELVFLRNSSRTVRQQRALEIDEDPGWARELIDDVSGRMRAATFPARVDPQKCLSCQVRSSCPAIGPKMLEEN, from the coding sequence ATGGATGAGATGCCCGAGGAGATGAGCACCGCCCTGCTGGGCGGACAGAACCTGAGCATCGTCGGCCGGCCGGGGACGGGAAAGACGACGCAGCTCGAATCCGTCTACGCACGGCTGGTGTCCCGGATCAGCCCCGCCTCGGTGCTCGTGCTCACCCCGGATCGCGACCATGCCGATGTGCTGCGCAATCGGCTGCCGGTGCCCGCCGACGCAGTGCTGTCGGCCGCTCCCGCCCGCAGCCTGTCCGCCTTCGCCTACGGAATCGCCCGCGCCGCACACACGACTCGGACGGGGGAGGACCTCGAGTTCATCTCCGGCGCCGATCAGGACGTGTTCCTAGCCGACCTGCTGGCCGGTCATGAGCTCGGCCATGGGCGAGCCCCCGCCTGGCCGACGGAGATCACCGCCGAGGTGCGGGCGACCTCGGCATTCCGCACCGAGGTCAGAGACGCCCTCAACCGGGTGATGGAGTTCGACTTCGGACTGCGAGTGCCCGAACCGTCGGTGTCCGGCCCCGACGCCGGCGAGCACGTCTTCGACTACGGTCGCAGCGCCCTGGAACGGGTGCTTGCGAACAATCCCGATCCCAGGTGGGCGGCCGTGGCCGAGGTCCTCGACGAATATCTGGGCATCATGTCCATGCCCGGCTACGGTGGGATCGATTCGGCCACCGTTCTGGCTCTGGCCGCGTTCGAGGTCTTCCGCGAACCCGCCGAGGTGACCGCGGGCAGGCCGTGGACGTTCGCCCCCGATCGGGTGCCCACCGTCGTGCTCGCCGATGGGGTGCAGGATTTCCCCGCCGCCGGCTGGGGGATCCTCGAGCAGCTGCGCAGGCGCGGCAGCGCCCTCGCACTGTTCGGCAGTCCCGAGACCGTGACCGGGCGCTTCCACGGTGCCGACGCCTCGATCATCGACCGCAGCACCGGCGACCCCCACTTCCGCACCATCGTCCTCGAGCGGCAATGGGATGTCGATGCCGAGCTGGCGACGGTCGTCGATGGGTTCGGCGCCCGGATCACCAGCCGCTGGTCGCTTCGACATATGCCCAGGCCCGGGACGAACACTCCCGGCGAGCCCGCGGACGAAGCCGCGGGTGGGATAGGAACCTCCGTGGCCGCAGGCCCGCACGACGTCGGAGATGCCGCGGACGCAACGCCGAACGCTCCCGACGCGGCTGTCCCAGCCAGCACCGTCCCGGCTGTTGACGCGTCCCTCCCCACAGCTGAGCGCGACGAAAGGGTGGAGACTCACGTCTTCGAAGGCAACGCCTCGGGGCATCGGTATCTGGCCCGCCGAATCACGAACTTCGTCGAGAACGGGCACTCCTGGTCCGATGTCGCGCTCATCTGCCGGAACTCCTCGACGGCCCGCACGATCGCGAACGAGCTGCGTGCCTCGGGGGTCTCCATTGCGACTCTCATGCAGCCGCTCAACGTGGACCCGGCGACCGCCCCGCTGCTGCAGCTGCTGTCGACGACCCCGGACTTCGACGACGACGAGTCCATCGCCGAACTCGCCCTGTCCCTGGCCGGCAGCATCTATGTCAGGCTCGATCCCGTGCAGATCCGTCGCTTCCGTCGCGCGGTGCGGCGACGATTCCCCGCCGCATCGAGCACGGCGTCACTCGCTCAGGCGCTGCGCCATCCCGTCGAGGAGGACTCGCCACAGGCACTCGTGACGATCTCACGCATGCTCCGCGCCGCAGCCGACGTCGGAGCGGTCGACCCGCATCAGGCGCTGTGGTCGATCTGGGAGGCCGCCGGAGTGGCGCAGAGATGGCAGTCCGAAGCGCTTCGGGACCCCGAATCGGTGACGGGAGGCTACCTCGACTCGGTGCTGCGGCTGTTCGCCCTGGCCGAGAAGATCGCCGACCGCGGCGGATTCACCGCCCGGTCATTCGCCGGAATCGTCGCCGAACAGGACATCGCCCAGGATTCGCTGGCCGATACCGCAGGGTTCGCCGACCACGTCCGGGTGGGCACACCGTCATCCCTGGCACATGTGCGCGTGCCGTTGGTCATCATCGCCGAGGTCAACGAGGGCGTGTGGCCGAATCCGAAGCTGCGCGGCGGCATCCTCGGCCTCACCGACCTCGTCGCAGTGCTGTCCTCCGGTGAGACGGTGACCGGGGACCCCGGCTATCACGGACATGCCAAGCGCACGAACCTGCGAGAGGAGGGAGAGCTCTTCTACACCGCTCTGAGCAGGGCACAGGAGAGGGTCATCGTCACCGCAGTGACCGATTCGGAGACCGAACCCTCCCCATTCTTCGACGTCATCGCGGCAGGAACGGCGAAAGGCACCGAGGCGGCCGACGGATACGCGATCACCCACGAGGACGAACTGCCCCCGCTGACACTGCCGGAGATGGCCGCACATGCCCGGGCCCACCTGCTCCATGCCGCCGACATCGACCCCGCCTCGACCGAGAATCCCGCCCCCGATGCCGAGACGCAGACATGGGCGCAGCTGATGCGTGCGCTCTCGACCGCGAGTCCGGCAGTCGAACCGCCGGGCCGGTGGCGCGAATCCGAAGACATCACTTCGACCGAGCCGCTCTTCTCCGACTCCGACACCGTGCGGGTCTCACCATCCCAGGTCGAATCCTTCACCGACTGTTCCCTGCGCTGGTTCCTCACCCGCAACGGCGGCGACCGACCCAGCTCGACGGCACAGAATCTCGGCACCATCATCCACGCCGCGGCGGAGAACTTCCCCTCCGGGCCGACCTCGGCGATCCGCAACTATGTCGAGACCGAATTCGCCTCACTCGAGTTCGACGCCGAATGGCAGCGCGAACGCGAACTCGAGGTGGCGATGAAGATGGCCGACCGCCTCGGCGAGTACATTGCCGATGCCCCGGGAGCGCTCGTGGGGGTGGAGGCTCAGGTCTACGCGGTGGGCGAGGATGCCGAAGGCCGACAGTGGAAGGTCACCGGCCGTCTCGACCGAGTCGAGGAGGTCGACGGCGGACTGCGCATCGTCGACTTCAAGACCGGCAAGAACGTCGTCGCCGGCAAAGAGATGGACCGCCACGCACAGCTCGGCGTCTACCAGGAGGCGATCAACTCCGGCACCATCACCATCGGCGAGGACCAGACCCTTGACGCGCGTGCCTACGGCGCCGAGCTCGTCTTCCTGCGCAACTCGTCCCGCACCGTCCGGCAGCAGCGGGCGTTGGAGATCGACGAGGACCCGGGCTGGGCCAGGGAACTCATCGACGACGTATCCGGTCGGATGCGCGCGGCGACCTTCCCCGCCCGGGTGGACCCGCAGAAGTGCCTGAGCTGCCAGGTGCGCTCATCGTGCCCGGCCATCGGCCCGAAGATGCTGGAGGAGAACTGA
- a CDS encoding DUF3107 domain-containing protein: MEIKIGVKQTQREITLETDEDAKALAARIEEKIQSDGLLTFTDTKGRQIFVPAGSLGYIEVGAESARRVGFSA, encoded by the coding sequence ATGGAAATCAAGATCGGCGTCAAGCAGACACAGCGTGAGATCACCCTCGAAACCGACGAGGATGCGAAGGCCCTGGCCGCGCGCATCGAGGAGAAGATCCAGTCCGACGGGCTGCTGACCTTCACCGACACGAAGGGACGCCAGATCTTCGTCCCCGCCGGCTCGCTCGGCTACATCGAGGTCGGCGCAGAGTCCGCTCGCCGGGTCGGCTTCAGCGCCTGA
- a CDS encoding ATP-dependent helicase, whose protein sequence is MRFSADELARLTAADPAQAFPPSPEQRVIIEADPGQSMKVTAGAGSGKTTVISQRVVWLVANDYVSPEEILGLTFTRKAVGELGGRIRVLLSRLRHNLGRGRDLSLPGLENPTVSTYNSYAASIVSEHGVSIGIEPETVLLDEAAAHTIAGGLIDAAAPDEIPGNYSRETMIDDVIALAAAMNDHGRDVDEVTAYLDQCLAALVSSRGKPVDPNGRRAKLEAKIRTARLADAYMRAKRRNLAMDFSDQVRFAQRIVDEVPAAAAAERARWKIVLLDEFQDTSVAQLGLLRDLFGSTAVTAVGDPRQAIYGWRGASADNMIRFSSDFADVESLTLSTSWRNDRTILQAANRIAEGLTDSSETPLSARDGAGEGEVGIEVSSGAHDPDYLTNGKRALADWFRTVPEAATKAVLCRKRAHFAPIAAALEAAGFAVHVHGSSGLLSDPFVADLRAVLTAAVDPMAGDEIMRLISGRMLGLGAGDIAALQAFTRAQTDRRQAERARDGLESDETIVEAIDQATIIEGIDELIDVERALDQGVRSTGEKTAVADCRDAGLSREALGRLVRLAKALRTVRSGTGTVTSVIRTAMAETGIDSDIWGLSDSLRNLHRSAVDAFLSAASQYSAGDELPSIAGFLTWLSLMETHDALSTAEPTTAADAINIMTVHASKGLEFDAVAVPSLVVKDFPTEPRDKEGWMDRTALPYPLRGDRAHLVDFDLRNAEFDTKKALDEWINDFIKPQIADAHEAEERRLAYVAFTRARRHLWLGAELMGARAVPDQPSPFLTEAAQALGIDVEIPEPADESAEDRIETTPWPVPRTRQVAAAERAAAWVETTPVRELHDLAHEPGPVGRYAEQALRIGDRPEPASASGMPDRLSATALVAWRRDPQEFRTQTLRPIPTPPSRAAEIGTGFHAWVEQHFGQSSIDIGDDEIIRRSDAATIERLQETFLASEFATRRADHVEMSFELVLGRFRVPGKIDAVFITEGHAEVVDWKTSKKPAADVLEVMKWQLALYRFAILRAHPEITEVTGTFYFVGSDEIVRFTELPDEDDIIRWLEANDMA, encoded by the coding sequence ATGCGCTTCAGCGCCGACGAACTCGCACGACTCACCGCCGCCGATCCCGCGCAGGCGTTCCCGCCCAGCCCCGAACAGCGAGTAATCATCGAGGCCGACCCCGGCCAGTCGATGAAGGTCACCGCCGGTGCCGGATCCGGCAAGACCACCGTCATCTCCCAGCGAGTGGTGTGGCTGGTCGCCAACGACTACGTCTCACCCGAAGAGATCCTCGGGCTGACCTTCACCCGCAAAGCCGTCGGAGAGCTCGGCGGACGCATCCGGGTGCTGCTGTCGCGACTGCGCCACAACCTCGGGCGGGGCAGAGACCTGTCCCTGCCGGGGCTGGAGAACCCGACGGTGTCGACGTACAACTCCTACGCCGCCTCGATCGTCAGCGAACACGGAGTGAGCATTGGAATCGAGCCCGAGACGGTGCTGCTCGACGAGGCGGCTGCGCACACCATCGCCGGGGGACTCATCGACGCTGCCGCCCCGGACGAGATCCCGGGCAACTACTCCCGCGAGACGATGATCGACGACGTCATCGCCCTGGCCGCGGCGATGAACGACCACGGTCGCGACGTCGACGAGGTGACCGCCTATCTCGACCAGTGCCTCGCCGCGCTCGTGTCGAGCAGGGGAAAGCCGGTTGATCCCAACGGTCGCCGGGCGAAGCTCGAAGCGAAGATCAGGACCGCGCGTCTCGCCGATGCCTATATGCGAGCGAAGAGACGCAACCTTGCGATGGACTTCTCCGACCAGGTGCGCTTCGCCCAGCGCATCGTCGACGAAGTGCCGGCCGCCGCCGCAGCCGAGCGCGCCCGCTGGAAGATCGTGCTGCTCGATGAATTCCAAGACACCTCGGTCGCCCAACTCGGGCTGCTGCGCGACCTCTTCGGCTCCACCGCCGTCACTGCCGTCGGAGACCCACGGCAGGCCATCTACGGGTGGCGCGGGGCCAGTGCGGACAACATGATCCGGTTCTCCTCCGACTTCGCCGACGTCGAATCACTGACCCTGAGCACCAGCTGGCGCAATGACCGAACGATCCTGCAGGCGGCCAATCGCATCGCCGAGGGACTCACCGACAGCAGCGAGACTCCGCTGTCGGCCCGGGACGGAGCCGGCGAAGGCGAGGTGGGCATCGAGGTCAGCTCGGGTGCCCACGACCCGGACTACCTGACCAACGGCAAGCGCGCTCTCGCCGACTGGTTCCGCACCGTCCCCGAGGCGGCCACGAAAGCTGTGCTGTGTCGCAAACGCGCCCACTTCGCCCCGATCGCCGCGGCCCTTGAAGCCGCCGGCTTCGCCGTTCATGTGCACGGCTCCTCCGGTCTGCTCAGCGACCCGTTCGTCGCCGACCTGCGCGCCGTGCTCACCGCCGCGGTCGACCCGATGGCCGGGGACGAGATCATGCGACTCATCAGCGGCCGCATGCTCGGACTCGGGGCAGGCGACATCGCCGCGCTGCAGGCGTTCACCCGCGCTCAGACCGACCGCCGTCAGGCGGAACGTGCCCGAGACGGACTCGAGTCCGACGAGACCATCGTCGAAGCCATCGACCAGGCGACGATCATCGAAGGCATCGATGAGCTCATCGACGTCGAACGTGCCCTCGACCAGGGGGTCCGTTCGACCGGAGAGAAGACCGCGGTCGCCGACTGTCGGGACGCCGGACTGAGCCGGGAGGCACTCGGCCGTCTGGTCAGACTGGCGAAGGCGCTGCGCACCGTGCGCTCGGGCACCGGCACCGTCACCTCCGTCATCCGCACGGCCATGGCCGAGACCGGAATCGATTCGGACATCTGGGGCCTGAGCGACTCACTGCGCAACCTGCACCGTTCCGCCGTCGACGCGTTCCTGTCCGCTGCCAGCCAGTATTCTGCGGGTGACGAACTGCCCTCGATCGCAGGCTTCCTGACCTGGCTGAGTCTCATGGAGACACACGATGCGCTGAGCACCGCAGAACCGACGACGGCCGCCGATGCGATCAACATCATGACCGTCCACGCTTCGAAGGGACTGGAATTCGACGCGGTCGCGGTGCCGTCCCTCGTGGTCAAGGACTTCCCGACCGAACCGCGTGACAAGGAAGGGTGGATGGACCGCACAGCCCTGCCGTATCCGCTGCGCGGGGATCGCGCCCACCTCGTCGACTTCGATCTGCGCAACGCCGAATTCGACACGAAGAAGGCCCTCGACGAATGGATCAACGACTTCATCAAGCCGCAGATCGCCGACGCCCACGAAGCCGAGGAGCGACGCTTGGCCTATGTCGCCTTCACCCGCGCCAGACGCCACCTGTGGCTCGGTGCCGAGCTGATGGGAGCACGCGCCGTTCCCGACCAACCCTCACCGTTCCTCACCGAGGCGGCCCAAGCCCTGGGCATCGACGTCGAGATTCCCGAACCGGCGGACGAATCCGCCGAGGACAGGATCGAGACGACGCCGTGGCCGGTGCCGCGCACCCGCCAGGTCGCAGCCGCCGAACGCGCCGCGGCCTGGGTCGAGACGACCCCGGTCCGAGAGCTTCACGACCTGGCCCACGAGCCCGGTCCCGTCGGACGGTATGCGGAACAGGCGCTGCGCATCGGCGACCGGCCGGAGCCGGCCTCGGCGTCCGGCATGCCCGACCGCCTGTCGGCGACCGCGCTGGTCGCGTGGCGGCGGGACCCACAGGAATTCCGCACGCAGACGCTGCGACCGATTCCGACCCCTCCGAGCCGAGCAGCCGAGATCGGCACCGGTTTCCACGCGTGGGTCGAACAGCACTTCGGACAGTCGAGCATCGACATCGGCGACGACGAGATCATCCGACGCAGCGACGCCGCCACGATCGAGCGGCTGCAGGAGACGTTCCTGGCCTCTGAGTTCGCCACCCGACGGGCAGACCATGTGGAGATGTCCTTCGAACTCGTCCTCGGCCGCTTCCGGGTCCCCGGCAAGATCGACGCCGTTTTCATCACCGAGGGACATGCGGAGGTCGTTGACTGGAAGACGTCGAAGAAGCCGGCTGCCGATGTCCTCGAGGTGATGAAGTGGCAGCTGGCTCTCTACCGGTTCGCGATCCTCAGAGCTCATCCGGAGATCACCGAGGTGACCGGCACGTTCTACTTCGTCGGCAGCGACGAGATCGTGCGCTTCACCGAACTGCCTGATGAGGACGACATCATCCGATGGTTGGAGGCCAACGACATGGCCTGA
- a CDS encoding ferritin-like fold-containing protein has protein sequence MPDSVPLAGNDAATLALVAFGELTGFERMATNATTAADLDDKVILARLASQSFANFEQLSQHIDQMGQDVIELCQHFEPTFSTLAERTRPRDWYESLMKGFVFDGIMNDFYRTAVDELAEPGYSLAIAILDDTRASDYARNRLTSEVAQDTQLASRLALWGRKLVAETLGRARSLLTDPFLGIDEGLVVDLIPSVTSNHSKRMSALGLVA, from the coding sequence ATGCCCGATTCTGTCCCATTGGCCGGTAATGATGCTGCGACGCTCGCACTTGTGGCGTTCGGCGAGCTGACCGGTTTCGAACGTATGGCCACCAACGCAACGACCGCAGCGGATCTCGATGACAAGGTCATCTTGGCGCGGCTGGCCTCTCAGTCATTCGCGAACTTCGAACAGCTCTCACAGCACATCGATCAGATGGGCCAGGATGTGATCGAGCTCTGTCAGCACTTCGAGCCGACATTCAGCACACTGGCTGAAAGGACTCGCCCTCGCGACTGGTACGAAAGCCTCATGAAGGGATTCGTCTTCGACGGAATCATGAATGATTTCTACCGCACTGCTGTGGACGAACTCGCGGAGCCCGGATACAGCCTGGCTATTGCAATTCTCGATGATACACGGGCCAGCGATTATGCGCGCAATCGTCTGACCTCCGAAGTGGCCCAGGACACGCAGCTGGCATCGCGTCTGGCGCTGTGGGGACGCAAGCTCGTCGCCGAGACCCTCGGCCGGGCCCGCAGCCTGCTCACCGATCCGTTCCTCGGCATCGACGAAGGCCTCGTCGTCGACCTCATCCCATCGGTGACGTCGAACCACTCGAAGCGGATGTCCGCCCTCGGACTCGTCGCCTGA
- a CDS encoding TetR/AcrR family transcriptional regulator, whose protein sequence is MSSPQQRLPRDQRRDQLVGVARSVFATRGYRTTSMDMIAEAAGVSKPVLYQHFDSKQDLYLALIDASASHLDSRLAEALELTKDPQEQVRATYRAYFDFVVSHREEFVIIFNSDVYEPKAEEKLRALRERSAARVVTALQHFARLGDDEARLLCRALIGTAEVVVRQIDSQRGVDVDSAVALLTQMSWGGLQSFAQR, encoded by the coding sequence ATGTCGAGTCCACAACAGAGATTGCCCCGTGACCAACGCCGCGACCAACTGGTGGGAGTGGCCCGCTCCGTCTTCGCTACCCGTGGATATCGCACGACCTCGATGGACATGATCGCCGAAGCCGCTGGTGTGTCCAAACCTGTGCTCTACCAGCACTTCGATTCCAAACAGGATCTCTACCTCGCGCTCATCGATGCCTCGGCCTCACACCTCGATTCCAGGCTCGCCGAGGCGCTGGAGCTGACGAAGGATCCCCAGGAACAGGTACGTGCGACCTATCGCGCCTATTTCGACTTCGTCGTCTCGCACCGCGAAGAGTTCGTCATCATCTTCAACTCCGATGTCTACGAGCCGAAGGCCGAGGAGAAGCTGCGCGCCCTGCGCGAACGCTCGGCGGCACGCGTGGTCACGGCGCTGCAGCACTTCGCCAGGCTGGGCGATGATGAGGCCCGGCTGCTGTGCCGGGCCCTGATCGGGACCGCCGAGGTCGTCGTCAGGCAGATCGATTCCCAACGCGGTGTCGACGTCGACTCCGCGGTCGCCCTGCTCACGCAGATGAGCTGGGGCGGACTGCAGTCCTTCGCTCAGCGCTGA
- a CDS encoding DEAD/DEAH box helicase: MAETEADFADLGVAGPIVASLAAAGITHPFPIQALTLPVALSGADIIGQAKTGTGKTLGFGIPLLQRVVGRTEDSSVTSNPEATPDSVGDATEQRLPQALVVVPTRELAKQVAADLVTASVQRDIDIMTIYGGMDFDPQINRLKAGVDVVVGTPGRLLDLYGRKILKLHRVRTVVLDEADEMLDLGFLPDVEKIINAVPAHRQTMLFSATMPGAVITLARRYMNQPTHIRAQDHEDLSLTGKNTTQFVYRAHSMDKSELVARMLQAEGRGRTIIFTRTKRTADKLAAELEDRGFAVKALHGDLGQAQREKALKSFRDGRVDVLVATDVAARGIDIDDVTHVVNYQCPEDEKTYVHRIGRTGRAGHSGVAVTLVDWDDMPRWRLINKALGLDFDEPAETYSTSPHFFSDLGIPKGTKGRLPRQHPEGGDEGSAEKSHGSDRRRSSRSRSSDRSSDRRGGSSDRRGGSSDTGDGERKPRRQRQRRRTRGGRTVNRGQGGQGGHSSTEAGEG, encoded by the coding sequence ATGGCGGAGACAGAAGCGGATTTCGCGGACCTGGGAGTCGCCGGACCCATCGTGGCCTCACTTGCCGCAGCAGGAATCACCCATCCCTTCCCGATTCAGGCGCTGACGCTGCCGGTCGCGCTCTCGGGCGCCGACATCATCGGGCAGGCCAAGACCGGCACCGGAAAGACCCTGGGATTCGGCATCCCCCTGCTCCAGCGGGTCGTCGGCAGGACCGAGGACTCCTCGGTCACGTCGAACCCTGAAGCCACCCCCGACAGCGTCGGCGATGCGACGGAGCAGCGGCTGCCGCAGGCACTCGTCGTCGTTCCCACCCGTGAGCTCGCGAAACAGGTCGCCGCCGATCTCGTCACCGCCTCGGTGCAGCGCGATATCGACATCATGACGATCTACGGCGGCATGGACTTCGATCCGCAGATCAACCGCCTCAAGGCAGGAGTCGACGTCGTCGTCGGCACCCCGGGTCGCCTCCTCGACCTCTACGGGCGCAAGATCCTCAAGCTCCACCGGGTCCGCACCGTTGTCCTCGACGAGGCCGATGAGATGCTCGACCTCGGGTTCCTGCCCGATGTGGAGAAGATCATCAACGCGGTGCCCGCTCACCGGCAGACGATGCTGTTCTCCGCGACGATGCCCGGCGCGGTCATCACCCTGGCCCGCCGCTACATGAACCAGCCCACCCACATCCGCGCGCAGGATCATGAGGACCTGTCGCTGACGGGCAAGAACACCACCCAGTTCGTCTACCGCGCCCATTCGATGGACAAGAGCGAGCTCGTCGCCCGCATGCTCCAGGCCGAGGGCCGCGGACGGACCATCATCTTCACCCGCACCAAGCGCACCGCCGACAAGCTCGCCGCCGAACTCGAAGACCGCGGATTCGCTGTCAAGGCGCTCCACGGCGACCTCGGCCAGGCGCAGCGTGAGAAGGCCCTGAAATCGTTCCGCGACGGCAGGGTCGATGTCCTCGTGGCCACCGATGTCGCCGCCCGCGGGATCGACATCGACGACGTCACGCACGTGGTCAACTACCAGTGCCCCGAGGATGAGAAGACCTACGTCCACCGCATCGGCCGCACCGGTCGCGCCGGGCACTCGGGCGTCGCCGTCACCCTCGTCGATTGGGACGACATGCCGCGCTGGCGGCTGATCAACAAGGCTCTCGGCCTCGATTTCGACGAACCCGCCGAGACCTATTCGACGTCACCGCACTTCTTCTCCGACCTCGGCATCCCGAAGGGGACGAAGGGCCGTCTGCCGCGCCAGCATCCCGAGGGCGGGGACGAGGGTTCGGCTGAGAAGTCCCACGGCTCAGATCGTCGACGCTCGAGTCGCTCCCGTTCGTCCGACCGCTCATCCGATCGCCGAGGCGGCTCCTCCGACCGTCGCGGCGGGTCCTCCGACACCGGTGACGGTGAGCGCAAGCCGCGCCGCCAGCGTCAGCGTCGTCGCACCCGCGGCGGCAGGACCGTCAACCGCGGCCAGGGCGGACAGGGTGGCCACTCGTCCACCGAGGCCGGCGAAGGCTGA